The genome window TGGCCGGCGAAGCCCTTGGCGGTGCGGCGCTCCTGCAGCCGGGTCTTGAGCATGCGCACCACGTCCGCGGTACGCCCGTCCTTGGTCTTGATCGCCTGCGTCAGCCGGTTCGTCAGCTCCTGTTCGAGCGCCATGGGAGTCTCCAGGTGCGAGTTCTCATGCCGTCGCCATCGCGCCCTTGACGCGGAAGGCGGCGACGATGGTGACGATGCCGCCGACGATGATGATGCAGCCGAGCGTTGGGACATAGGCGAGCATGCCCATCACCGGATGCGTCACCAGGAAAATGCCCAGGATCACCTGGACCAGGCCCAGAAGGGAGCCGCCCCACGAGAGACTTGGCTTGAAGCCGCCGACCAGGTTGATCACGCCGATGACGATGGCGGCGAAAGCCAGCAGGTAATACTGGAAGGCGATCGTGACGATGGCGCCGACAAGGGGGTGGACGATCAGGATAACGCCCGCGACAGCGCCGAGGAGGCCGCCGAAGATGCGCCAGCCGCGGCCGGGCTGGGCGTGGGTCAGCCCGCTCATGAGGTCGATCACGCCACCCACTACCCAGAAGACGGCCATGAACTGGACCAGCAGGACGGCGGTGATGCCGGGCCGGAAGAGCAGGAAGAGACCAAGGATGATCCAGGACACGCCCCAGAGCAGCAGGAGCGCCCAGCCGTGAGACTGCGGAGTGGTGGTCGCCATGGTTCTGTCCTCCTCGTGTGGGCCTCGGGCGTTGACCGGGCGGGAGTATAGCACGCGGTCGTGTCCTTGACAGGCAGCGGCACGGGCGGTTCAATAGCGCGGTCGTCTGTGATCCCCCAATTTAAAGGAGAGTGACGTGCGCGAGAATACGCTCAGGACGATCTGGAAGCGCGGCGAGGCCGCCGTCAACGGATGGCTGTCCATTCCGTCGGGCTTCTCGGCCGAGGTGATGGCCCACCAGGGCTTCGACTCGCTGACGGTGGACATGCAGCATGGCGTGGTCGACTACCAGGTCGGCGTGTCGATGCTCCAGGGCATCTCGACGACCGGGGTGATTCCGCTGGCCCGTGTGCCGTGGAACGATCCGGCCCGCATCATGAAGATCCTGGATGCCGGCGCCTACGGGGTCATCTGCCCCATGGTCAACACGCGCGAGCAGGCCGAGGCGCTCGTCCAGGCGTGCAAGTACCCGCCGCGCGGCTACCGCAGCTGGGGCCCGGTGCGCGCGAGCCTATACATGGGGGCCGACTACGGTGACCGCGCCAACGAGGACATCATCGTGATGCCGATGATCGAGACGGCCGAGGCGCTCAAGAACCTGGACGACATCCTGAGCGTGCCGGGGGTGGACGCGGTCTACGTCGGGCCGTCGGACCTGTCGCTGGCGTTCGGCTGCAAGCCGCGGCTCGACCAGACGGACGCGCCCGTCGTCGAGGCGCAGCAGGTCATCGTCAAGGCGTGCAAGAAGCACGGCGTCGTCGCGGGCATCCACAACGCGACCGCCGCCTACGCCGTCAAGATGATCGCCGAGGGCTACCAGTTCGTCACGCTCGCCAGCGACAGCCGCTTCATGGCGGCCAAGGCCGCCGAGGAAGTCGAAG of Candidatus Methylomirabilota bacterium contains these proteins:
- a CDS encoding aldolase/citrate lyase family protein — translated: MRENTLRTIWKRGEAAVNGWLSIPSGFSAEVMAHQGFDSLTVDMQHGVVDYQVGVSMLQGISTTGVIPLARVPWNDPARIMKILDAGAYGVICPMVNTREQAEALVQACKYPPRGYRSWGPVRASLYMGADYGDRANEDIIVMPMIETAEALKNLDDILSVPGVDAVYVGPSDLSLAFGCKPRLDQTDAPVVEAQQVIVKACKKHGVVAGIHNATAAYAVKMIAEGYQFVTLASDSRFMAAKAAEEVEVVRKTGTEGGKLPAY
- a CDS encoding DUF308 domain-containing protein → MATTTPQSHGWALLLLWGVSWIILGLFLLFRPGITAVLLVQFMAVFWVVGGVIDLMSGLTHAQPGRGWRIFGGLLGAVAGVILIVHPLVGAIVTIAFQYYLLAFAAIVIGVINLVGGFKPSLSWGGSLLGLVQVILGIFLVTHPVMGMLAYVPTLGCIIIVGGIVTIVAAFRVKGAMATA